A single region of the Pygocentrus nattereri isolate fPygNat1 chromosome 27, fPygNat1.pri, whole genome shotgun sequence genome encodes:
- the LOC108438430 gene encoding putative gustatory receptor clone PTE03 — protein sequence MDDFTNATYLSLDGHVELEKYRYVYFVITLIVFILIICSNSVVISVIYTNERLHEPMYIFIAALLCNALFGTTGLFPKLLSDVLSEKQVISYGACLFQAFWIYIYAGTEFTLLSAMAYDRYVSICKPLQYATLIKMSTVKKLICFCWFLPSCQNCISTLLAYRLQLCKFKLNRIYCNTYSIVKLSCGDVSANNSYGLFSSSLNIFPPLFFIIYSYVRILDVCLKNSKDFRRKALQTCFPHIIIFISFSVTSCFEIINSRLEGNVPHIINMMMSVENMVIPPLINPIIYGLKLQEIFTIIKKLIWKEKTFFRLKF from the coding sequence ATGGATGATTTTACAAATGCTACATATTTATCTTTGGATGGGcatgtggagctggagaaatatAGATATGTTTACTTTGTAATTACTCTCATAGTTTTCATACTAATAATTTGCAGTAATTCTGTTGTCATTTCTGTAATTTACACAAACGAACGTCTCCATGAGCCGATGTACATCTTTATTGCTGCTTTACTTTGCAATGCTCTCTTTGGAACGACTGGCCTTTTCCCTAAATTACTGAGTGATGTTCTGTCTGAGAAACAGGTTATTTCTTATGGCGCCTGTCTGTTTCAGGCCTTTTGGATTTACATTTATGCTGGTACAGAGTTCACACTGTTATCAGCTATGGCCTATGACAGATATGTTTCCATATGTAAACCATTACAATATGCAACTCTTATAAAAATGTCCACTGTGAAAAAGCTCATatgtttctgttggtttttGCCCTCCTGTCAAAACTGCATATCAACATTACTAGCATACCGACTTCAGCTGTGcaaatttaaattaaacagaatatactgtaatacttaCTCAATTGTTAAATTAAGTTGTGGAGATGTATCTGCTAACAATTCTTATGGACTGTTTAGTTCAAGTCTTAACATATTTCCACCACTGTTCTTCATAATCTACTCATATGTTAGAATACTTGATGTCTGTTTAAAGAATTCAaaagatttcagaagaaaagctctgcagacctgcttcccacacattattattttcatcaGTTTCTCGGTCACCTCCTGTTTTGAAATTATCAATAGCAGGTTAGAAGGAAATGTGCCTCACATTATTAATATGATGATGTCAGTTGAAAATATGGTCATCCCTCCTTTAATCAATCCTATTATATATGGACTGAAATTACAAGAGATTTTTAcaataataaagaaattaatTTGGAAAGAGAAGACTTTTTTTAGGTTAAAATTCTAA